From Chryseobacterium sp. H1D6B, a single genomic window includes:
- a CDS encoding DUF6438 domain-containing protein — translation MKYLLSLFAFIFLLSCNSQNQNAKSKYSVIEYEAGACFGFCPVYKMTINADRTAVLEAEHFNFTKTPSKDDFSKEREGTFTATIKESDYKKLVSLLDGLNVQSLKENYGNHNITDLSSAYLRIKFADGTSKNVKDYGKHGSEKLTELYQFFEKLKHNQQWVKVK, via the coding sequence ATGAAATACTTATTAAGCCTGTTTGCATTTATTTTTTTACTTTCATGCAATTCTCAAAATCAAAATGCAAAATCAAAATATTCTGTTATAGAATATGAAGCAGGAGCATGTTTTGGATTCTGCCCTGTTTATAAAATGACAATCAATGCAGACAGAACTGCTGTTTTGGAAGCCGAACATTTTAATTTTACAAAAACCCCTTCAAAAGACGACTTTTCAAAAGAACGGGAAGGAACCTTTACAGCCACAATAAAAGAATCGGATTATAAAAAGCTGGTTTCTTTATTGGACGGGCTTAATGTACAATCTTTAAAAGAGAATTACGGCAATCATAATATCACTGACCTTTCAAGTGCATATCTTAGGATCAAATTTGCAGACGGAACTTCAAAAAACGTAAAAGATTACGGAAAGCATGGGAGCGAAAAACTCACTGAACTTTATCAATTCTTTGAGAAATTGAAGCATAACCAGCAGTGGGTAAAAGTTAAATAA
- a CDS encoding T9SS type A sorting domain-containing protein, whose protein sequence is MKKIYITFLLSVLPLLAFSQGENNNWYFGDHAGVNFAGSTPLVYNNSQMDGYEACGTVSDSSGNLLFYTNGISVWNREHQIMTNGTGLGGNLSSEQLAIARNPGKPDQYFIFTTAENSSGALFNIAYTIVDMSSGNPGANGQPLGKVLPEFKNIPVVNNLGEQFHSEAITAVPNPANNAFWILIPNGDNLYSFSLDTTGFHNGTPVVSSLNLPLPLGDAVYYGIKASPKLTYTSAYSHLICISTWIGDPDHVKNRILSFNSLTGQLTNDYSLDINSFNTYMPEFSGNGRTLFLGRAQLYAVDLVNSTASNVLYNWIYNSPEFILALGIQRNKYNDIYLAKYMSGYLGKINNPNGNINAMSVDMQNINLGNGKSVYGLPPLIESPYDTTAYSPCMDNLTLTTTEQHVNFTYNVSKDITTVLNYAIYPDYNIVMNAGNSITLLPNTHIIPNSFVAKIAPCSPRATSKKEIVNTIQNKQQAGMVLELDKEEKTRQNNDNLKIYPNPVYDILNIDSKSDIENVEIFDLSGRRFVLQLNGNKINTAGLPSGVYNMYIKTKGGMISKKFIKK, encoded by the coding sequence ATGAAGAAAATTTATATTACATTTTTATTATCGGTGCTGCCATTATTGGCTTTCTCACAAGGCGAGAATAATAATTGGTATTTTGGAGACCATGCTGGTGTTAACTTTGCTGGATCTACTCCTCTTGTATATAATAACAGCCAGATGGATGGATATGAAGCTTGTGGAACGGTGAGTGACAGCAGCGGTAATTTATTATTTTATACTAATGGTATTTCTGTGTGGAACAGAGAGCATCAAATCATGACAAACGGAACCGGTTTAGGCGGAAATCTGTCAAGTGAGCAGCTTGCCATTGCCAGAAATCCCGGAAAACCTGATCAATATTTCATATTTACAACTGCTGAGAATTCTTCAGGAGCTCTTTTTAATATTGCTTACACTATTGTTGATATGTCTTCCGGAAATCCGGGAGCTAACGGACAGCCTCTGGGGAAGGTGCTGCCTGAATTTAAAAATATTCCTGTTGTAAATAACTTAGGTGAACAATTTCATTCCGAAGCAATTACGGCAGTGCCTAATCCTGCGAATAATGCATTTTGGATTTTAATTCCAAACGGAGACAATCTGTATAGTTTTTCTCTTGATACTACTGGATTTCATAACGGTACACCAGTGGTTAGCAGTCTGAATCTTCCTTTACCGCTGGGGGATGCAGTGTATTATGGGATTAAGGCTTCTCCTAAGCTTACTTATACTTCGGCCTATTCACATTTAATCTGTATTTCAACATGGATAGGAGATCCTGATCATGTTAAAAATAGAATCTTGTCTTTTAATTCTTTAACAGGGCAGCTTACCAATGATTACTCTTTAGATATCAATAGTTTTAATACCTATATGCCTGAATTCAGCGGAAACGGGCGGACATTATTTTTAGGAAGAGCACAGCTGTATGCTGTGGATCTTGTCAATTCTACAGCCTCAAATGTCTTATACAATTGGATTTATAATTCTCCGGAATTTATTCTTGCTCTGGGAATACAGAGGAATAAGTATAATGATATTTACCTCGCTAAATATATGAGCGGTTATTTAGGAAAGATAAATAATCCAAATGGAAATATAAACGCAATGAGCGTAGATATGCAGAATATAAATCTAGGAAATGGAAAATCTGTGTACGGACTTCCTCCATTAATAGAATCACCTTATGATACTACAGCCTATTCTCCGTGCATGGATAACCTTACCCTTACTACAACAGAACAGCATGTGAATTTCACCTATAATGTAAGCAAAGATATAACGACCGTTTTAAATTATGCCATATATCCTGATTATAATATAGTTATGAATGCCGGTAATAGTATAACACTTTTGCCTAATACCCATATCATACCCAATAGTTTTGTTGCTAAAATTGCACCCTGCAGTCCTAGAGCTACAAGCAAAAAGGAGATTGTAAACACAATTCAGAATAAACAGCAGGCAGGAATGGTTCTGGAGCTGGATAAAGAAGAAAAAACCAGACAGAATAATGATAATCTTAAGATATATCCTAATCCTGTCTATGATATATTAAATATTGATTCAAAATCAGATATAGAAAATGTTGAGATATTTGATCTGTCAGGAAGAAGATTTGTTTTACAGCTAAACGGTAATAAAATAAATACAGCCGGCCTTCCGTCCGGAGTTTATAATATGTATATTAAGACTAAAGGAGGGATGATCTCCAAAAAATTCATCAAAAAATAA